The Xanthomonas rydalmerensis genomic interval GACACCTGCGCTGGAAGGACGACCGCGGGGACCGGCGCAATGGACACCACGGCGCAGTGCCGAGCGACCATGGCGCAAAGCGCGGACGCGCCAGCCTAGCAAATGTTCCCCCGCGCCGGGCACGCCGGACAGCGTGCCGCGCCAGGGCATGGACCTGCGTGCGTCGCGCTCGCGGCTCACCTGCCACAGGCATGCGCCAACGGGACGCTGCCTGCGCGGAACCGAAGAGACGCCGCTACAGCCGGCTCACGCTGCGGATGCGGATCTCGCTGCTGTCCACGCCGTGGCGCTGCGCCGCCTGCGCGCGCAGGCGGCACAGCAGCCGCTCCGGGTCCAGCGGCGCCGGCTCGGCCCAGGTGTGCGCCAGCGTCCCCCAGGCCACGCGCTGGCCGAAGCTATAGGCCTCGTAGTCGGCCAGGTAGTGGCGCGCGCGCTCAGGTGCCGACGTGGACATCGCCTTCGTAGCCGTTGCATCCCAGGTGTTCGAGCGCGATCGACAGCGCCAGCGCGTAGCCCTGCGCGCAGTAGCCGCCGACCTGGCCCAGGCGCTGCCCCGAGGCCGCGCACAGGCAGGCTTCGCGGCGATCGCTGGCATCGTCGTGCACTTCCACGTAGGGCCGACGCAGGTGCGCCACCGCATCGGCGGTGACGGCGCTGTCCGAGCACGCGCCCGGATCCAGCAACAGCATCTCCACGCCGGCCTGGTCGGCCTGGGCCAGTGCCTGCAGCAGTTCGCGCTCGCTGGCGCAGCCGCGCACGGCCAGGGTCTTGCCGGCGCGCCCGGCATTGGCCAGCAATTGCCGCATCACCGGCGGGGCGATGCGCGCCGGGCGGCCGCGATGGCCGGCCACGCAGTCCGGGCCACGGAGCAACAGGATCGACATGGCGGCGCCCTCAGTTGGCCAGCGCCGCGCGCGCGCCGAGCCGGCGCTGCGCCACGCCCAGGGCGATGGCGTAGCTGTCGGCGAGCGCACCATTGGCGATCACCGTCAGCAACGGCGCGTGCCGCGGGTGCAGGAGCAGTTCCAGCGCCTGCGCGCTGGCGTCGTGCATCTCGATGTACGGGTGGCCCAGCGCGTCCAGCGCCGCGCACAGCTGCGCGCCGTGGTCGGCCAACTCCGACGCCGGCAATTCGCCGGAATCCAGCAGCACCAGCTCGGTGTCGTCGCAGGCGCCTTGCCGCAGCCGCGCCACGATCTGCGCGGCATCGGCGCAGGCCACCGGCACCACCTGCGCGGCATGGGAAGCGGCCAGGCACTGCGCCGCGGCGATGGCCGACGCATCGCGATGCGGGCCCTGGATCAGCAGAATCGACATGGAACACATCCAACGGGAAGGACGGGGCGCAGTCTGCGCGCGCGCCGCATAAGCGTTCCATGGCGTTGGGGCACTGTGGGCGTAAAGCTTGCGTAATGGCGGGGATTGGGGGATTCGGGATTGGGGATTCGCAAAAGCGGATGGCGGCACTGCGCTTCCACCAATCCCGAATCCCTGCTTCTAAGCCAATCCCCAATCCCCAATCCCGACTCCCGGCTTTCCATGCGATCATCCCCCGCTTCCCGCCGCCGCCCGGACTCGCCATGACCCACTCCGCTCTGCGCCGCGATGTCGGCCCGTTCGCCCTGATGCTGACCGGCCTCGGCTCGATCATCGGCTCCGGTTGGCTGTTCGGCGCCTGGCGTGCCGCCGGGCTGGCCGGCCCCGGTGCGATCTGGGCCTGGGTGCTGGGCGCGGCGATC includes:
- a CDS encoding type II 3-dehydroquinate dehydratase, whose product is MSILLLRGPDCVAGHRGRPARIAPPVMRQLLANAGRAGKTLAVRGCASERELLQALAQADQAGVEMLLLDPGACSDSAVTADAVAHLRRPYVEVHDDASDRREACLCAASGQRLGQVGGYCAQGYALALSIALEHLGCNGYEGDVHVGT